A section of the Spirochaetota bacterium genome encodes:
- a CDS encoding IscS subfamily cysteine desulfurase — protein sequence MENKETFNKKRGICGICSAGCWVVATYDEEGKIIEVKADDDSSMGIICKLGEASSDIIYSKDRLLYPMRRKGGKGTHDFERISWDDALEIIVNRLNSIKRDYGPEAAAIYTGVGSFELSMCEVYQPRGVAVSSANSVLFPFGSPNTMGVGALCYVSYGIIAPHVTMGELLIDMFSDIENSGLIIVWGTNPATDLPPVDMNRLLHAQKRGAQVVVIDPRKTMTAKLTDAEWIPIRPGTDGALALGMCNILIKEELYDEEFVNNWTVGFSDFSQYVQHFRPEVVEHITGVPAHTVISLARRIAEIKGVSHLMYTGLEYGSSGVQNIRATIILWALAGQLDVPGGRCFNMKKNRFPINRDGLVANPVSNPRLGRNKFPVYVKYRDEAHAIALPDSVLNGNPYKIHSLIILGGSIITSWPNPKLWEETLNALDFLVCIDRQLTADSAYADIVLPATTYYENESYMTYGSVFRIRERMINPVGEARSDFFILAEIAERLGYGHLYPQNEEELLRYVLKNSGFTLEDVRGAGGIVSIETEMMQYKKWEKGLLRDDGEPGFNTPSGKFEIASSILEDYGYDPLPVYREPEEGPLSCPDLFQKYPLIFNSGSRSRTSFHTQHHGIASLNRRRPEPAVTINTEDARARGIKNGDEVSIKTLRGSVSMRAFVTENIVQGCIDANHGCGSPVGPKAWQRCNINSLTDLDQYDPISGFPVYKSLLCDVVKSPRKGDKVVIDSGESSEDYSEGYRDESNVETIYLDHNATTPLAPEVSEIMKEMMDCYGNPSSIHEAGKKARISVDRARRMVAQSINCTARRIVFTGCGSESNNLAIKGVAFANWGKKNHIITSTIEHPAILNTCGWLEKYGFEVSYLKVDSAGIVDPDELKNTIRKNTCIISIMMANNETGSIQPIRDLVNIAREEGVLFHSDGSQAFGKIPVDVEALDVDMFTISAHKIYGPKGIGALYIKKNLTMESLISGGGHENGLRSGTENVIGIAGFGMAAELVPQHLSNMKNVRILRDNLEKGISSVLKDYALNGHREERLPNTLNVTLPGFRGESVVLAMDKRGIFFSSGSACSSGSSQPSHTLLAMGLSEEDAHCSLRFSLGHENSPEKINHVIRSLGEVITKSKNIVNFVPCR from the coding sequence ATGGAAAATAAAGAGACATTTAATAAAAAACGGGGGATATGTGGTATCTGCAGCGCTGGTTGTTGGGTTGTGGCAACCTATGACGAAGAGGGCAAAATAATTGAAGTTAAAGCTGATGATGATTCAAGTATGGGCATCATATGTAAATTAGGTGAAGCGTCATCGGATATAATTTACTCAAAAGATCGGCTATTGTATCCGATGAGGCGAAAAGGCGGAAAGGGAACCCATGATTTCGAGCGTATATCCTGGGATGATGCCCTTGAGATAATTGTGAATAGATTAAATTCAATCAAAAGGGACTATGGCCCGGAAGCCGCTGCAATTTACACAGGGGTGGGGAGTTTCGAACTATCGATGTGCGAAGTGTATCAGCCCAGGGGTGTTGCTGTGTCCTCAGCCAATAGCGTGTTGTTCCCCTTTGGCTCTCCCAACACAATGGGCGTTGGGGCATTGTGCTATGTTTCCTATGGAATAATAGCGCCTCATGTTACTATGGGCGAGCTGCTAATCGACATGTTCTCTGATATTGAAAATTCGGGGCTGATCATTGTATGGGGAACAAATCCGGCTACGGATCTGCCGCCGGTTGATATGAACAGATTATTGCATGCGCAAAAACGGGGCGCGCAGGTTGTTGTGATTGATCCCAGAAAGACCATGACCGCAAAACTGACTGACGCAGAATGGATACCCATACGCCCGGGCACGGATGGGGCCCTGGCATTGGGCATGTGTAATATATTGATTAAGGAAGAATTATATGATGAGGAATTCGTTAACAACTGGACAGTTGGTTTCAGCGATTTTTCACAATACGTTCAACACTTCAGGCCTGAGGTTGTTGAGCATATTACCGGGGTTCCTGCCCACACAGTCATATCACTGGCAAGACGAATTGCAGAGATAAAGGGCGTATCACACCTAATGTATACAGGATTGGAATATGGCAGCAGCGGGGTTCAGAACATCAGGGCAACAATAATCCTATGGGCCCTTGCCGGCCAGCTTGATGTGCCCGGAGGGCGTTGTTTTAACATGAAAAAGAATCGCTTTCCAATAAACAGGGATGGGCTTGTTGCAAACCCTGTCAGCAATCCAAGATTAGGTCGCAATAAGTTCCCTGTTTATGTTAAATACAGGGATGAGGCTCATGCTATTGCCCTGCCTGATTCAGTATTAAACGGCAATCCATATAAAATTCATTCCCTTATCATATTAGGGGGATCCATCATAACCTCATGGCCCAACCCTAAGCTTTGGGAGGAGACATTAAATGCCCTTGATTTTCTTGTTTGTATTGACAGGCAGTTAACAGCGGATTCAGCCTATGCGGATATTGTGCTTCCGGCGACTACTTATTATGAAAATGAATCCTATATGACCTATGGATCTGTATTCCGAATAAGAGAAAGGATGATCAATCCGGTTGGAGAGGCGCGCAGTGATTTTTTTATCCTTGCTGAGATTGCAGAGAGGCTTGGATATGGCCACCTGTATCCCCAAAATGAAGAGGAGCTTTTGCGTTATGTTTTAAAGAATTCCGGATTTACCCTTGAGGATGTGCGCGGGGCAGGGGGGATTGTATCAATAGAAACAGAAATGATGCAATACAAGAAATGGGAAAAGGGATTATTGAGGGATGACGGAGAACCGGGATTCAATACTCCATCGGGCAAGTTTGAGATCGCCTCATCAATATTGGAAGACTATGGCTATGATCCCCTGCCGGTTTACAGGGAACCGGAGGAGGGGCCATTGTCCTGTCCCGACCTTTTTCAAAAATACCCGCTAATTTTCAACTCAGGGTCGCGTTCTCGAACAAGCTTTCATACTCAACATCATGGAATAGCATCACTGAACAGGAGGCGTCCGGAGCCGGCGGTTACAATCAATACAGAGGACGCGAGGGCTCGCGGGATAAAGAATGGGGATGAGGTCTCAATAAAGACATTGAGGGGTTCAGTATCAATGAGGGCATTCGTAACGGAAAATATTGTTCAGGGTTGCATTGATGCTAATCATGGCTGCGGCAGTCCTGTGGGACCAAAAGCATGGCAGAGGTGTAATATCAATTCACTAACCGATCTGGATCAGTATGATCCTATCTCCGGCTTTCCTGTATACAAATCCCTCTTATGCGATGTGGTAAAGAGTCCTAGGAAGGGGGATAAGGTTGTAATCGACTCCGGAGAGTCCAGCGAGGATTATTCAGAAGGGTATAGGGATGAATCGAATGTTGAGACCATATATCTAGACCATAATGCCACAACACCCCTGGCTCCGGAGGTTAGTGAAATAATGAAGGAGATGATGGATTGTTATGGCAATCCCTCCAGCATCCATGAAGCTGGGAAAAAGGCCAGGATCTCTGTTGATCGAGCGCGCCGAATGGTTGCCCAGTCTATCAATTGCACCGCGAGACGGATCGTGTTTACAGGATGTGGCTCAGAATCCAACAATCTTGCTATAAAAGGGGTTGCCTTTGCCAATTGGGGCAAAAAAAATCATATAATTACTTCCACTATTGAACATCCTGCCATACTCAATACATGCGGATGGCTTGAAAAATATGGCTTTGAGGTGAGTTATCTCAAGGTGGACAGCGCAGGAATAGTTGATCCTGATGAATTAAAAAACACAATTAGAAAAAATACTTGCATTATTAGCATTATGATGGCAAATAATGAAACAGGTTCAATTCAGCCTATTCGTGATCTGGTAAACATTGCAAGGGAAGAGGGGGTTTTGTTCCATTCCGACGGATCACAGGCCTTTGGCAAGATCCCTGTTGATGTAGAAGCCCTTGATGTTGACATGTTTACCATTTCAGCACATAAGATTTACGGTCCAAAGGGGATAGGGGCTTTATATATTAAAAAAAATCTTACTATGGAAAGTCTGATTTCTGGCGGCGGCCATGAAAACGGACTTCGTTCCGGTACGGAAAATGTTATAGGCATTGCTGGCTTCGGTATGGCAGCGGAATTAGTCCCTCAACATCTCTCTAATATGAAAAATGTGAGAATACTACGGGATAATCTGGAGAAGGGAATCAGTTCAGTATTAAAAGATTACGCATTGAATGGTCATAGAGAGGAGAGGCTTCCCAATACACTCAATGTAACCCTGCCTGGTTTTAGAGGAGAATCAGTAGTCTTAGCAATGGATAAAAGGGGGATTTTTTTCTCATCTGGTTCCGCATGCAGTTCTGGTTCTTCCCAACCCTCACATACTTTACTGGCAATGGGTCTATCCGAAGAAGATGCTCATTGCTCCTTGCGTTTTTCGTTAGGGCATGAAAATAGCCCTGAAAAGATTAATCATGTAATTCGCTCCCTTGGCGAGGTAATTACAAAATCAAAGAATATTGTGAATTTTGTTCCATGCCGCTAA
- the egtD gene encoding L-histidine N(alpha)-methyltransferase, with product MTSQYQILQSGDVEVAKSQQEFAKDILFGLSQPQKCLPSRYIYDTQGSKLFQQIMELPEYYLTQCETEVLHRHKDTITDFFESNSFNLVELGAGDGKKTKILLSHFLENNLDFQYVPIDISETAIHELLDELNQEFCELESRGLVAEYFEGLNWLSNLNHRCNVVLFLGSNIGNFKPFEARDFLLCLWNALNDGDYVLIGLDLKKEIEMLLGAYNDSQGITAKYNLNILDRINYELDGNFDLDNFEYYCTYDVSCGAIHSFLVSQREQTVSIGALNRMFHFEAWEAIHTESSYKFLEKDFSTLAEETGYEVIGNLYDSRRYFVDSLWQVNKM from the coding sequence ATGACTTCGCAGTATCAAATCTTACAATCAGGCGATGTAGAGGTTGCAAAATCTCAACAGGAATTTGCAAAGGATATTCTATTTGGGCTATCCCAACCTCAAAAATGCCTGCCAAGCAGATATATATATGACACCCAGGGTAGTAAGCTCTTTCAACAGATCATGGAATTACCCGAATATTATCTTACTCAATGTGAAACAGAGGTTTTACATAGACATAAGGACACAATTACAGATTTTTTTGAGAGTAACAGCTTTAATCTAGTTGAACTAGGGGCAGGCGATGGGAAAAAGACAAAGATATTGTTAAGCCATTTTCTAGAAAATAACTTGGATTTTCAATATGTTCCAATAGATATATCTGAGACGGCTATACATGAATTGTTAGATGAATTAAACCAGGAGTTTTGCGAATTGGAAAGCAGGGGTCTGGTTGCTGAATATTTTGAGGGGTTAAACTGGTTATCAAACTTAAATCATAGATGTAATGTTGTATTATTTCTGGGTTCGAATATCGGCAATTTTAAACCATTCGAGGCCCGGGATTTTTTGTTATGCCTCTGGAATGCATTAAACGATGGTGATTATGTATTAATAGGCCTTGATCTGAAGAAGGAAATTGAAATGCTTTTAGGAGCCTATAATGATTCTCAGGGTATAACCGCTAAATACAATCTAAATATACTTGATCGAATTAATTATGAGCTGGACGGAAATTTTGATCTGGATAATTTTGAATATTACTGCACTTATGATGTCTCCTGCGGCGCAATACATAGCTTTCTGGTCAGTCAAAGGGAACAAACCGTTAGCATCGGAGCGCTAAACCGAATGTTTCATTTTGAGGCCTGGGAAGCAATACATACTGAGTCTTCCTATAAATTTTTAGAAAAGGATTTTTCAACACTCGCTGAAGAGACCGGATATGAGGTTATTGGGAATCTCTATGATTCCAGGAGATATTTTGTTGATTCCCTATGGCAGGTTAATAAGATGTGA
- a CDS encoding 2-hydroxychromene-2-carboxylate isomerase, with the protein MSDTTIEFFWDVSSPYTYLASTQIVNIASECSTSVKWRPFSLGGVFKDTGNRPPLEVKSKNSYMLDDLKAWAAYYKVPLQFPSSFPVNSILPMRAAIAAERLGKGGEFAIAIMNAYWAEGKDPSLAEIIQSISSSAGLCGDEIIKLTQEPEIKEALKQNSTEAVNRGAFGAPTFFVGDKMFWGNDRLVLMRAYLNEEL; encoded by the coding sequence ATGTCTGATACAACTATTGAATTCTTCTGGGATGTATCAAGTCCCTACACTTATCTTGCTTCTACCCAAATCGTTAATATTGCCTCTGAATGCAGCACCTCAGTTAAGTGGCGACCATTTTCGCTTGGCGGTGTATTTAAGGATACCGGCAACAGGCCTCCACTGGAGGTTAAATCAAAAAATTCCTATATGTTGGATGATCTGAAAGCCTGGGCTGCCTATTATAAAGTCCCACTTCAGTTTCCATCCTCTTTTCCTGTTAACAGCATCTTGCCAATGCGTGCCGCTATTGCTGCAGAACGCCTGGGTAAGGGGGGTGAATTCGCTATTGCCATAATGAATGCATACTGGGCTGAGGGAAAAGATCCGAGTTTAGCGGAGATTATTCAGAGTATATCTTCATCTGCCGGTCTATGCGGGGATGAAATTATAAAACTGACTCAGGAGCCAGAAATCAAGGAAGCTTTAAAACAGAATTCTACTGAAGCGGTAAACCGCGGCGCCTTTGGGGCACCTACTTTCTTTGTGGGGGATAAGATGTTCTGGGGAAACGATCGGCTTGTATTGATGAGGGCATATCTGAATGAGGAACTCTAA
- the yidD gene encoding membrane protein insertion efficiency factor YidD, producing MNVYNSPQGGTYFLIRFFQIVISPQDGPSCRFHPTCSNYGRIAILRFGAIIGAMLAGDRIIRCNPYSAPGEDPVPESIIGEDK from the coding sequence ATTAACGTTTATAACAGCCCTCAGGGGGGAACATATTTCCTAATACGGTTCTTTCAGATTGTAATATCCCCTCAGGATGGGCCAAGTTGCAGATTTCATCCAACCTGTAGCAATTATGGCAGAATTGCCATCTTGAGATTCGGAGCAATTATTGGGGCTATGTTAGCCGGTGACAGAATAATAAGATGCAATCCCTATTCTGCTCCTGGGGAGGATCCAGTGCCGGAGTCAATTATAGGAGAAGACAAATAG
- a CDS encoding adenylosuccinate synthase yields the protein MTCTAIIGTQWGDEGKAKIIDYYTQDADIIVRYQGGANAGHTVVAEGNKYIFHLIPSGILHKGKICVIGNGVVIDTTKLIEEIDLLKDQGYDISERLIISDSAHLIIPYHKDIDEGMENLRSQKIGTTKRGIGPCYSDKCLRLGLRVGDIFDREYLITRIKGALAFKNRQLERVYSKSGYKIDEIIDMLDKFRERTHSMITNTQNYLHNSLEKGKRVLLEGAQGNALDIDHGTYPFVTSSNSSIGGALIGTGLNPFCITDVVGIAKAYTTRVGEGPFPSEDKGEDGDLLREKGAEFGATTGRPRRCGWFDVELLKHAKRINGLTSLALTKMDVLAGVEKIKIAVGYKVGNRRLEYFPSKMLDRVDPIYEELNGWNEDISSCKSFKSLPENARRYINFIENSLSLKVSIISVGAERESTFVK from the coding sequence ATGACTTGTACAGCAATAATCGGAACTCAATGGGGTGATGAGGGAAAGGCGAAGATAATCGATTACTATACCCAGGACGCTGATATCATAGTTCGATATCAGGGCGGTGCAAATGCCGGTCATACTGTTGTGGCAGAGGGAAATAAATATATATTTCACCTTATACCTTCCGGGATACTCCATAAGGGAAAGATATGCGTTATTGGTAATGGCGTTGTTATTGATACAACAAAATTGATAGAAGAGATAGATCTATTAAAGGATCAGGGCTATGATATAAGTGAACGATTAATAATTTCGGATTCAGCTCATCTAATAATTCCCTATCATAAAGACATTGATGAAGGTATGGAGAACCTCAGATCGCAGAAGATTGGCACTACAAAGCGCGGGATTGGTCCATGCTATTCCGATAAATGTCTGCGGTTAGGATTGCGTGTTGGGGATATTTTTGATAGGGAATATCTGATAACTAGAATTAAGGGCGCTTTAGCTTTCAAAAACAGGCAGTTGGAGAGAGTATATTCTAAGTCTGGTTATAAGATTGATGAAATTATAGATATGCTTGATAAATTTCGAGAACGAACCCATAGCATGATAACAAATACACAGAACTATCTCCATAATTCCCTAGAGAAAGGGAAGAGGGTTTTACTTGAGGGCGCGCAGGGTAATGCCCTTGATATTGATCATGGAACCTATCCCTTTGTAACCTCTTCCAACTCATCAATAGGGGGAGCTTTAATCGGAACCGGTTTGAATCCTTTTTGCATTACTGATGTTGTAGGCATCGCAAAGGCATACACAACAAGGGTGGGCGAGGGTCCCTTCCCTTCTGAGGACAAAGGAGAGGATGGTGACCTATTAAGAGAGAAGGGCGCAGAGTTCGGGGCAACAACAGGCAGGCCAAGGCGATGTGGCTGGTTTGATGTGGAACTGCTCAAACACGCAAAGAGAATTAATGGACTTACAAGCCTTGCGCTTACCAAAATGGATGTTCTTGCCGGGGTGGAGAAGATAAAGATTGCAGTAGGTTACAAAGTCGGCAATCGGAGGCTAGAATATTTTCCCTCAAAGATGCTGGATAGGGTAGATCCCATCTATGAGGAGCTTAACGGCTGGAATGAAGATATTTCAAGTTGCAAAAGCTTTAAATCACTACCAGAAAACGCTAGACGCTACATAAATTTCATTGAGAACAGTCTATCGTTGAAGGTTTCAATAATCTCAGTCGGTGCGGAGAGAGAGAGCACCTTTGTGAAGTAA
- a CDS encoding tetratricopeptide repeat protein — MALFTSTAFPSRISRKVIELSRQGTRFLKQKRLKDAEDVFIKALAIDPQNPYILVGLGDLFREKKDFETSINYYGIVLQNDPVNIFALRGIGDSYRGLEKLTDAIEYWHKYLEEKSDDNKVMTRLGDAYKKLEEYKKSESYYLQSLSIYAHDKYALLGIGDLYYKMEEYDKALCYFDKLLAIDENFINILTMAGNICRHRQDYNRAKEYYQRALNLESDNTYAIFGLGDCERGMLNYMDAVNWWKRIIEKEPENQTLLTRIGDAYLGADQYDKATEYFQKSLDIGFNPFALLGFSRLYQKQGKIKKAISVCEQVLEFKPNHLRALDELVKLCTEDRDKKKAKEYEAKLRSFRSNSVSKYIK; from the coding sequence ATGGCTCTTTTTACAAGCACAGCTTTCCCGTCTCGTATATCACGAAAAGTGATCGAGCTTTCTCGTCAGGGAACACGTTTTCTAAAACAGAAACGCCTTAAGGATGCAGAAGATGTCTTTATAAAGGCGCTTGCCATTGATCCACAGAATCCATATATTCTGGTTGGGTTAGGCGACCTATTTAGAGAGAAAAAGGATTTCGAGACATCCATTAATTATTACGGTATTGTCCTTCAGAATGATCCAGTAAATATATTCGCACTTCGTGGTATTGGTGATTCATATCGCGGACTTGAAAAGCTAACAGATGCAATAGAATACTGGCATAAATACCTAGAAGAGAAGAGTGATGACAACAAAGTGATGACACGCCTTGGGGATGCCTATAAAAAACTCGAGGAATATAAGAAATCTGAATCCTATTATCTACAATCCCTTAGTATATATGCCCATGACAAATATGCCCTGTTGGGTATTGGGGATCTATATTATAAAATGGAGGAATATGATAAAGCCCTCTGCTATTTTGACAAGCTGCTAGCCATTGATGAAAATTTCATAAATATCTTAACTATGGCAGGAAACATCTGCAGACATAGGCAGGACTATAACAGAGCTAAGGAATATTATCAACGTGCCCTGAACCTTGAATCTGACAATACTTATGCTATCTTTGGACTTGGAGATTGTGAACGTGGCATGTTAAACTATATGGATGCAGTTAACTGGTGGAAGAGAATAATAGAAAAAGAACCGGAGAATCAGACATTGCTGACTCGCATTGGAGACGCTTACCTAGGGGCTGACCAATATGACAAGGCTACAGAATATTTCCAGAAGAGTTTGGATATCGGGTTTAATCCATTTGCGCTTTTAGGTTTCTCAAGACTATATCAAAAACAGGGAAAAATAAAAAAGGCAATCAGTGTCTGTGAGCAGGTACTTGAGTTCAAACCCAATCATTTGCGAGCGTTGGATGAGCTTGTCAAGCTATGTACTGAGGATAGAGACAAAAAGAAGGCTAAGGAATATGAAGCAAAACTTCGATCATTCCGCTCGAATTCGGTATCAAAGTATATAAAATAA
- a CDS encoding lysylphosphatidylglycerol synthase domain-containing protein produces MKENKFERDVQTIIRKWLPWILTISIFIYLFHRIPIVNIIDAIEQADIALFLPILIFCVLFFYLIDTYIQTFLFRSFGTDVNFRDMAPIRGATYLIVLLNYVAGQGGMVLLMNRWKNLAISRATSVVIFSLFVDYYTLLALCLAGAFSLPDVDLANFFDLTEAGHLVKFIVLSWMAIIFFLIFFLWILPHSNGLEWFKKNELLASFREAHPLLYIQVGLVKCVMFVVGIICIYFALRAFHIYVPLIELSVMLPLVWFIGSIPITVMRMGTTQAAMVWLIVRYAESDLDIKSLEAVILAFSLLWETGFIFARFAIGSISFSLLPRNLWVRKGNVISDELKQD; encoded by the coding sequence ATGAAAGAGAACAAGTTTGAAAGGGATGTTCAAACCATTATACGCAAATGGTTGCCTTGGATATTGACTATATCTATCTTTATCTATTTGTTTCATAGAATTCCGATCGTAAATATTATAGATGCTATTGAACAGGCGGATATCGCTTTATTTTTACCTATATTAATCTTTTGCGTATTGTTTTTTTATCTAATAGATACTTACATCCAGACTTTTCTCTTTCGATCATTCGGGACTGATGTGAATTTTAGAGACATGGCTCCAATCCGCGGCGCAACTTACTTGATCGTCCTTCTAAACTATGTAGCTGGCCAGGGAGGTATGGTATTATTGATGAACCGATGGAAAAACTTAGCCATATCCCGCGCTACATCAGTGGTAATTTTTAGCTTATTTGTAGATTACTATACATTATTAGCGCTCTGTTTAGCAGGCGCCTTCAGCCTCCCTGACGTAGACTTAGCTAACTTCTTCGATCTAACAGAGGCAGGACATCTGGTAAAGTTTATAGTCCTTTCATGGATGGCAATAATATTCTTCTTGATCTTTTTTTTATGGATATTGCCACATTCAAATGGTCTAGAATGGTTTAAAAAGAATGAATTATTGGCCTCCTTTCGTGAGGCTCATCCATTATTATATATTCAGGTAGGCTTGGTTAAGTGTGTTATGTTTGTAGTTGGAATAATCTGTATATATTTTGCTCTTAGGGCATTTCACATTTATGTACCGCTAATTGAACTCAGTGTAATGCTTCCATTGGTCTGGTTTATCGGCTCTATACCCATTACTGTAATGCGAATGGGAACCACTCAAGCTGCAATGGTGTGGCTGATAGTACGTTATGCAGAGAGCGACCTTGATATAAAATCACTGGAAGCAGTCATATTGGCCTTTAGCCTATTGTGGGAAACAGGATTTATTTTTGCACGATTTGCAATTGGATCTATTAGTTTCTCTCTTTTACCACGAAACCTATGGGTGCGTAAAGGTAATGTAATTTCTGATGAATTGAAGCAGGATTAA
- a CDS encoding RNA-binding protein, which translates to MNNKRLFVDNIDYAVTPGDLEKLFSHYGEVRDVNIIEVRGFGFVEMSSSPQAQKARNALNGFKLEGRNIKVNNVIPLRRGVNKRALAS; encoded by the coding sequence ATGAACAACAAAAGGCTATTCGTGGATAATATTGATTATGCTGTAACCCCAGGAGATTTGGAAAAACTATTTTCACATTATGGGGAAGTCAGGGATGTCAATATAATTGAAGTTAGAGGTTTTGGATTTGTTGAAATGTCCAGCAGCCCACAAGCTCAAAAGGCAAGAAATGCATTGAATGGTTTCAAATTAGAAGGAAGAAATATAAAGGTGAATAATGTAATACCCTTAAGACGAGGAGTAAATAAAAGGGCATTGGCATCTTAG
- the meaB gene encoding methylmalonyl Co-A mutase-associated GTPase MeaB: MDIKKGILEGNILSAARMISMIENDREEAANIIKEIFPYTGNAYLIGVTGSPGVGKSTLVSQMIKIFRDRGKTVGVIAVDSSSPFSGGALLGDRIRMQEHEMDPEGVFVRSMATRGNLGGLSKATRDAAYVMDAMGREIIIIETVGVGQVELDIVKTAYTTVVILAPGMGDTIQAMKAGIMEIGDIFIVNKADHEGVEETLRDVEYMLNMGADEREWHPDVYKTIAAKGEGVEDFIDGIEKHRKYLEDADLKLQKVYGKEQLLDLLKERVERRIMKDDKLGEEFVQEYVKKIIQREIDPYTVSEIMMNKIGL; this comes from the coding sequence GTGGATATAAAGAAAGGTATTTTAGAGGGTAACATTTTATCAGCAGCCAGGATGATTTCAATGATTGAAAATGACAGGGAAGAGGCGGCTAATATCATTAAGGAAATATTCCCTTATACAGGAAATGCTTACTTAATAGGAGTAACAGGTTCTCCGGGGGTTGGTAAGAGCACACTTGTATCTCAAATGATTAAAATATTCAGAGATAGAGGCAAAACTGTTGGTGTTATAGCAGTTGATTCATCTAGCCCCTTTTCAGGGGGGGCGTTATTGGGTGATAGAATAAGAATGCAGGAACACGAAATGGATCCAGAGGGCGTTTTTGTTAGGAGTATGGCAACTAGAGGCAATCTTGGTGGATTATCTAAAGCGACAAGAGATGCTGCATATGTTATGGATGCTATGGGAAGAGAGATAATTATCATTGAAACTGTTGGAGTAGGACAGGTTGAATTGGATATAGTCAAGACAGCTTACACAACAGTAGTCATTCTGGCTCCAGGAATGGGAGATACTATTCAGGCTATGAAGGCTGGAATTATGGAGATAGGGGATATCTTCATTGTCAACAAAGCTGATCATGAGGGGGTTGAAGAGACATTAAGGGATGTTGAATATATGCTGAATATGGGGGCTGATGAAAGAGAATGGCATCCAGATGTGTATAAGACGATTGCTGCCAAGGGGGAAGGGGTTGAAGACTTTATTGATGGTATTGAAAAGCACAGAAAATATCTTGAGGATGCTGACCTCAAATTGCAAAAGGTGTATGGAAAAGAGCAATTGCTTGACCTCCTTAAGGAAAGGGTAGAAAGACGTATTATGAAAGATGACAAACTTGGGGAAGAGTTTGTTCAAGAATATGTGAAAAAAATCATACAAAGGGAAATTGATCCCTATACTGTTTCTGAAATAATGATGAACAAGATAGGGTTATAA